The genomic DNA CTCCAGCACGAACGGCGCCGTCGCCGCCGCGAAGCCGTCCGCGCTGACCTCCGCCTCGTAGCTCCCCGCGCCCGCCGTGCCCGCCTTCGGCGTCGCGCAGCGCGGCTCGCTCGCCCGCATGTCCCACTCGTACGTCCGCGAGACCTCGCTGCCCGCCGGCACCGCCAGCAGGATCGGGTCGGTCGTCCACGGGCAGTCGTCCGACGCCCACCACTGGCTCGCGCCGCCGCTCGCCGTCGAGATCGTGAGCACCGTCGAGGTCGGCGAGAAGTCCAGCTTGCAGTCGCGGTCGCCGGAGTTGACCGCGGTCAGCTCGAAGACCGGCCGCTTCCCCGGCGCGTACGAGCGCTCCTGGCTGCGCAGCGTCAGCTCCACGTCGTCCGCGGCGCACGCGGCCATGGCCGAGCCGGCCGGCACGCCGTCGGAGCCGACGCCGAAGCCGCCGCCCGCGGAGCCCGCGCCGCCCGACCCGGAGCCGCTGGCGGCGCCGCCGTCCTCTCCGTCGCCGTCGCCGGAGCCGCCGCCGTCACCGGAGCCGTCGGAGTCGCCCGAGCCCTCGGAGTCGCCGGAGCCGCCGCCGTCCTCGTCGCCTGAGCCGCCCGAGCCGCCGGAGCCTTCGGAGTCGCCCGAGCCACCGCCGTCCTCGTCGCGGCCCCCGGGCGGGTTGTCGATCACCGACGAGTCGTCCGTCGGGCCCGGAGTGATCGACTCCGCAGGGTTCTTGCCCTCGTTGGCGGCGTTCTCGCCGTCGCCCCCGAGGTTGATGACCAGAATCGCGAAGATCGCGAGCACGGCGAGCAGGCCGAGCAGGACCGCGCGGCGCCGCCAGTAGATGGCGGACGGCAGCGGACCGACAGGACGGCGGAAAGATCCCACGCGGAAACCTTACGAGACTTGGGGCGCAAGGCGGTCCCGTACCCGCCGCGCGGTCTGACTTTCGTCAGGGGAGCGTACTGACTTTCGCCGGAAGTGGTGAACCGAACACGCTTCGTACCGTCCGGACATGAACGACGAGTTGTACCGCGACGTCGCCTCCCTCGCCCGCCGCACCCCCGACTGGCTGCACGCGCTTGCCGAGTACGGCACGGACGCCGGACTGCTGTTGCTGGCCGCGCTGTTCGCCGCCGCGTGGTGGGCGGCGCCGCGGCGCGCGCCGGTCGTCGCGGGGGCGGTGGGCACGGTCGGGGCGTACGGGCTCAGCGAGTTGCTGAAGGCGTGGGTGGAACGGGAGCGGCCGTGCCGGGCGGTGCACGGGGCCGCGGCGCCGCTGGCGGACTGCCCGCCGCCGGGCGACTGGTCCTTCCCCAGCAACCACGCGACGATCGCCGGCGCCGCGGCCGTCGCGCTGGCGGTGGCGTGGCCGCGGATCACGGCGTGGGTGCTGCCGTTCGGCGTGCTGCTGGCGGCGTCGCGGGTCTTCGTCGGCGTGCACTACCCGCTCGACGTGGTGGCCGGCCTGGCACTGGGCGCGGCGGTCGCGGCGCCTTGCGCAGCCCTCGCGCGGGTACGGATCGGGGGTACCGGGGGCCGCCGGCGAAGGGTCACGGGCACTCCGACGGGTGCCACGTCCCCCATTGAGTGACAACGTCACCCGTGGGGGCGAAAGTCGCCGAAGTACGCCGATCCGTACGCGACTATGCGCCTACGTTCGCGGGGTGACGAGCAGCCCCGACCCCGAACCCGCCCGGCAGCCGCCGCCACCGCGCCCGCCCGAGCAGTACGAGCCCTACCTGGACGGCCTCTTCACCTACTGCATGTCGGTGCTGTGCGACCACGACGACGCCGTCGCCGCGCTCGGCGACGTTCTCGCGATCGCCGAACGCCAGCCGCGGCGACGGCCCGCGACGCCCGCCGAGTGGCGGCCCTGGTTGTACTCGCTGGCGCGTTGGGCCTGTGTGCGCCGCCTGGACCAGAAGCCCGGTCAGCGAGCGGCGCAGCGCGCGCTGCCCAGGCCCGGCCAGCGGCGGCCCGCCGCGGCGGCCGAGGAGAAGCGATCCGCCGGCGCGGCGGGCGCGGGCGCGGTGCCGGGGGCCGCTTCGGGGGCGGAGGCCGCCGCGGAAGCGGTATCCGCAGCCACGTCGGCAACAGCGCCGGAAGCCACCGCGGAAGCCGCCCCTGAGGCCGCCGCCCGCCTGCGCCGCCGCGAACTGGCCGCGCTCGCCTGGCCCGAGGCCGCCGGCACGACGCCCGAGCAGCGCGAGGCGCTGGAGTTGGCCGTACGCCACCGGCTGCCCGCCGAGGAAGTCGCCACCGTGCTCGGTCAGCATCCCGACGCCGCCCGCGTGCTGCTCTCCACCGCCGCCGCCGAGGTCGAAAGGACCAGGGCCGCGCTCGCCGTCGTCGACCAGCACGGCTGCCCCGCCATCGCCCGGCTCGCCGGCGACAGCCGGCTGTTCCTCAGCGCCGCCCTGAGCCGCGAGCTGGTCCGGCATGTCGACGACTGCGCCGAGTGCCGCCGCGCCGCCGAGCGCGCGGGTGCGGGCTGGGCCTGGCCGGGGACGCTGCGCGCCGCGCGGCCCGATGGACCGCTGCCGGTGCTGGAGGCGCCCCGCGCGGCGGCGTACGCGGCGATGCTGCTCGCCCAGCGCACCCGCTTCGTGCACGCCCCGCGCTTCGACCGCCGCGGCTACCCCCGCGACCCCCGGCACCGCGCCGCCCGCCGCGGCCGGCTGCGCTCCCGGGCGGTGACGTCGACGGTCGTGGCGACCGTCATCGCGGCGCCGGTGCTGGCGCTGTGGGCGGCGAACCGCGGCGCGCCCGCGCCCGGCGAGGCGCAGTCCGGCTGGCCGCCGCCGAGCGCGGACGCGGAGGAGCCGGAGTCGCTGGACGGCCGCCCGGTGGAGAAGGCCGGCAGCGCGCACGACGACTCCGGGCCGGGGTCGCGGGACGGCAATCACCCCGACGTGTCGGTGGAGGTCGTCGACCGCGGCCGCCCGACCCCTGGCCGGCCGGGGATGGGCCCGGGCCGGCTGACGGTGGCGGCGTGGCCGGCCGGGGAGACGACGTACCTGCGGCTGCGGGCGTCCGGCGGGGCGCCGGTCGACTGGCGGGTGGGGACGGACGCGGGGTGGCTGCGGTTCAGCGCGACGTACGGGACGCTGCGGCCGGGCGAGGCGGCGACGGTCGCGGTGGGGGTGGCGGAGGCGAGCGAACCGCGGACGGGCTGGCAGGCGCGGGTGTACGTGTCCCCGGGCGGGGCGGCGATCCTGATCACGGGCACAGGCAACGGCCGCCCGGGCCCGGGCGGGGGTGCGCCGGGCCCGTCCCGGCCACCGGCGCAGCACCCGCCGGACTCCCCGTCGCCGCCGGACCCCTCGGACCCGGGTCCGTCACCGTCCGATCCGGCCCCGTCGCCTTCGGAGCCCGATCCGTCACCGTCCGACCCGGGCCCGAGCCCGTCGGACCCCGACCCGTCCCCCTCGGACCCCGACCCCACGCCGACCGCGTCCGACACGGACCCGAGCGCACCGGACTCGTCTCCGGCGCAGGCGCCTGCGCGGGCCGGCTGACCGGCCCGGCGGCAGCCGGCACAGCGGAGGTGCGTCGCGCGGTGCGGGTGAGAGCTGGGCTGGACGTCCCGCCCGTCCCGCCGTCCGCAGGCTCCGGCCCACGTCCTCTCAGCCGCCCGGTCCAGCCTGCAGCCACCCGGGCCCCCGCCTCAAGCGCGCGCATCTCGGCCCGGCGCCCCGGCCGTCCCGCCCCGTACGGGCCCTCAGTCCGCCGGGTGTGGGGCCGGGAGGGGGGCATGCCGGGCTGCGGCCAGGCGTTCCTTGCAGAGTTCCGCGAGGCGGGCGTAGCCCTTCTCGCCCATCAGCTCCACCAGCTCGGGGCGGTACGACTCGTACACCGCCTGCCCCCCGCCGTGGGCCGACGGGGCCGAGGTGCACCACCAGTGGAGGTCGTGGCCACCCGGGCCCCAGCCGCGGCGGTCGTATTCGCCGATCGAGACCATCAGGACCTTGGTGTCGTCCGGGCGCGTGATCCACTCGTAGGAGCGGCGGACCGGCAACTGCCAGCAGACGTCCGGCTTGGTCTCCAGCGGCTCGCGGCCCTCGCGGAGCGCCAGCAGGTGCAGGGCGCAGCCCGTGCCGCCCGGGAAGCCGGCGCGGTTGTGGAAGACGCAGGCGCCGTCCACGCGGCGGGTCTTGCGCTCGCCGTCCTCGTCGGTCTCGGTCCAGCCGTCCGGGCCCCGGCCCTCGGCGTGGTGCTGCCACAGCTCCGGTGTGAGCCGGCGCACATGTCCTGCGACCCGTTTCTCGTCGTCCTTGTCGGAGAAGTGCGCGCCCAGCGTGCAGCAGCCGTCGTCGGGGCCCGCGGCGTCGATGCCGTGGCAGCCGCGGCCGAAGATGCACGACCAGCGGGACGTCAGCCACGTCAGGTCGCAGCGGAAGACCTGGTCGTCGTCCGCGGGGTCCGGAAACTCCACCCAGGCACGGGCGAAGTCGAGCCCGACCTCCTCCGACCGCGCGGCATTCTCGCGTACGACGCCCGAACCGGCTTGCGTTTTGCCCTGTTTCTTCCTCTTGCTCACGGGACCCAGCGTACGGCCGCGCGGCAAGGCGCTAGCGTTTCCCGTTATGCGACTCGGCGTTCTGGATGTGGGCTCGAACACGGTGCACCTGCTGGTGGTGGATGCGCACCCCGGTGCCCGGCCGCTGCCCGCCTACTCGCACAAGGCGGAACTGCGGCTCGCGGAACTCCTCGACGAGGAGGGCGCCATCGCCGACGACGGCGTCGAGCGGCTGATCGCCACGATTCACGAGGCCCTCCAGGTTTCGGAGGACAAGGGCGCAGAAGACGTGCTCCCGTTCGCCACCTCCGCGGTCCGCGAGGCGGCCAACGCCGAATCCGTGCTCGCGCGCGTCGCCGACGAGACCGGGGTGAAGCTCACCGTGCTCACCGGCGAGGAGGAGGCGCGGCTGACGTTCCTGGCCGCGCGCCGCTGGTTCGGCTGGTCGGCCGGGAAGCTGCTGGTCCTGGACATCGGCGGCGGGTCGCTGGAGATCGCGTACGGGATCGACGAGGACCCCGACAAGGCGGTGTCGCTGCCGCTCGGGGCCGGCCGGCTGACCACGGGCTGGCTGCCGGGGGACCCGCCCGACCCCGACGACGTACGGGCGCTGCGGCGGTACGTGCGCGCGCAGATTGCCCGGGTCGTCAGCGAGTTCAGCCGGCTCGGTGAGCCGGATCACGTGGTGGCGACGTCCAAGACGTACAAGCAGCTCGCACGGATCGCCGGCGCGGCCCGGTCCGCGGAGGGGCTGTACACGCACCGGGCGCTGTCGGCGAAGGCGCTGGAGGAGTGGGTGCCGCGGCTGGCGGCGATGCCCGCCGGGGAGCGGGCGGAACTGCCGGGGGTGTCGGAGGGCAGGGCGCGGCAGTTGCTCGCGGGTGCGCTGGTGGCGGAGGGGGCGATGGACCTGTTCGGGGTGGACACGGTGGAGATCTGCCCGTGGGCGCTGCGCGAGGGGGTCATCCTCAAGCGGCTGGACCAGTTGCCGTGACGGGGCGGGGCGCGGATGAGGCCGCGTACCCTGTCTCCGTGGCAGGAGCATCCCGTTACCGGACCGACGAGCACGGTGAAGCCGGGGAGACCGGCGCGTCGGACGGGCCCGGCGCGGCCGGCGTCGCGACCGGGGACGGCGTCGGCGGCGAGGCCGAGCCGCGGAGCGCGGAGCGCGGGGTCGCGGTGCCCGACGCGCGGGTGACCCTGTCCACCGCGTCCGTCTACCCCGAGTCCACCGCCACCGCCTTCGAGACCGCCGCCCGCCTCGGGTACGACGGCGTGGAGGTCATGGTCTGGACGGATCCCGTCAGCCAGGACATCGAGGCGCTGCGCCGCCTCTCCGACCACCACGGCGTGCCCGTCCTCGCCATCCACGCGCCGTGCCTGCTGATCACGCAGCGCGTCTGGTCGCGGGACCCGTGGGAGAAGCTGCGGCGCGCGCAGTCGGCCGCCGAGCGGCTCGGCGCGGAGACCGTCGTGGTGCACCCGCCGTTCCGCTGGCAGCGTGGGTACGCGCGCGAGTTCGTCCGCGGCATCTGGCGCATGGCCGACGAGACGGCGGTGCAGTTCGCGGTGGAGAACATGTACCCGTGGCGGTACCGCGAGAAGGAGATGCTCGCGTACGCGCCCGACTGGGACGTCACGAACGAGGACTACCGGCACCACACCCTGGACCTCTCGCACACCGCCACCGCCCGCAACGACGCGCTGGAGATGGCCGACCGCATGGGCGACCGGCTGTGCCACGTGCACCTGGCCGACGGCTCGGGGTCCGGCAAGGACGAGCACCTGGTGCCCGGGCGGGGCAACCAGCCGTGTGCCGAGATGCTGGAGCGGCTGGCGGCGCGCGGGTTCGGCGGGCAGGTCGTGGTGGAGATCAACACCCGGCGGGCGATGTCGGCGGCGGAGCGCGAGTCGGACCTCGCGGAGTCGCTGGCGTTCAGCCGGTTCAACCTCGCGGCGCCGGTCCCGCGCGGCGCGTCGTCGTGAGGGGCTTCGTGGTGGCGCCCGGGACATTCGTGCTGCCCGGGGAAGGTGCCGCCTCGTGACGCCGGAGAACGCCGCCGACCCTCCGAAACGCGGCCGGGGCCGCCCCCGCCGGGGCGCCGCCGAGGACGGGCCAGGCACCCGGGACCGGATACTGGCGCAGGCCCGTTCCGAGTTCGCCGCGCGCGGCTTCGAGAAGACGTCCATCCGCGGCATCGCCAAGTCCGCGGGCGTCGACCCGGCGCTGGTCCACCACTACTTCGGCACCAAGGAGCGGGTCTTCGAAGCGGCGCTGGAGATCACCTTCGCGCCCGCGATGGCGATACCGGACATCGTCGTCGACGGCCCGGTGGAGGGTGCGGGCGAGCGCATGACCCGCTACTTCTTCCGCGTCTGGGAGAACCGGCTCTCGCGCGAGCCTTTACTCGCCGTCATCCGCTCCGCCGTCAGCAACGAGACCGCGGCCGCCATCTTCCGCAGCATCGTCACGCGCAACCTGCTGCGCCGCATCACCCCGTCGCTGCCGCAGCCCGACGCCGAGATGCGCGCGGAGCTGGCGGTGGCGCAGCTCGTCGGGACGGCGATGCTGCGCTACATCATCCGGCTCGAACCGATGGCCTCGGCGGAACCCGAGGAGCTGATCCGCCGGCTCTCGCCGATCGTGCAGTACCACCTGATGGACGCGCCGCCCTCGCCGCCCGCACCGGCGCCGGGAAGCTGACGGGCTCAGCCGTCCCAGCGCTCCCCCGTCAGCCGCTCGTACGCCTCCACGTACTTCTCCCGCGTACGCTCCACCACCTCCGCGGGCAGCTCCGGCGGCGGCGCCTCGCCGTGCCGGTCCCAGCCGGACGCGCCGGACGTCAGCCAGTCGCGTACGTACTGCTTGTCGAAGGACGGCTGCGGCCGGCCCGGGCGCCAGCCGTCGATGGCCCAGTACCGCGAGGAGTCCGGCGTCAGCACCTCGTCGCCGAGGACCAGCTCGCCCTCGCCGATCGCGTCGCCGGTGTAGCCGAACTCGAACTTCGTGTCCGCCAGGATCAGCCCCCGCCCGCGCGCGAGGTCCCGCCCGCGCCCGTACACCTCCAGCGTCACCCGGCGCAGCTCCGCCGCGACCAGCGGGCCGACGCGGCGGACCACCTCGTCGTACGTGACGTTCTCGTCGTGCTCCCCCACCTCCGCCTTGGTCGCCGGGGTGAAGACGGGCGCGGGCAGCGCCGAGGCGTCGGTCAGGCCCGGCGGCAGCTCGACGCCGCAGACCGCACCGGAGGCCGCGTACTCCACGAGCCCCGAGCCCGCCAGATAGCCGCGGGCCACGCACTCCACCGGCACCATCCGCAGCCGCCGGCACACCAGGGCGCGCCCCGCCCAGTCGGCGGGGGCGCCCTCGGGCGGCTCGGTGGAGAGCACGTGGTGCGGCACGATCCCGGCGATCCGCTCGAACCACCACGTCGACAGCCGGGTCAGGATCCGGCCCTTGTCGGGGATCTCGGTGGGGAGCACCCAGTCGTACGCGGAGATCCGGTCGCTGGCGACCATCACCAGGCGGCCCTCGGCGTCCTCGTACAGGTCGCGGACCTTGCCGGTGTGCAGATGGACGAGGCCGGGGACTTCGACGGGCTGGGGCTTCTCCACGAAACCGGTCACGGAATCCTCCGGGGTTTGCCGATGCGACAACCGAATTGTCTCGCATCGGCGCGGCGGCTCCCCGGCCAGGCGGTACTCAGCCCGCCGAGGGCGCCAGCGGCGCGAGCGCCGGGTAGTCGGTGTAGCCGCGGTGGTCGCCGCCGTAGTACGTCGCCTCGTCGGCCTCGTTGTACGGCCCCCCGGCCCGTGCCCGCGCGAGCAGGTCGGGGTT from Streptomyces sp. CMB-StM0423 includes the following:
- a CDS encoding phosphatase PAP2 family protein, which encodes MNDELYRDVASLARRTPDWLHALAEYGTDAGLLLLAALFAAAWWAAPRRAPVVAGAVGTVGAYGLSELLKAWVERERPCRAVHGAAAPLADCPPPGDWSFPSNHATIAGAAAVALAVAWPRITAWVLPFGVLLAASRVFVGVHYPLDVVAGLALGAAVAAPCAALARVRIGGTGGRRRRVTGTPTGATSPIE
- a CDS encoding sigma-70 family RNA polymerase sigma factor — protein: MTSSPDPEPARQPPPPRPPEQYEPYLDGLFTYCMSVLCDHDDAVAALGDVLAIAERQPRRRPATPAEWRPWLYSLARWACVRRLDQKPGQRAAQRALPRPGQRRPAAAAEEKRSAGAAGAGAVPGAASGAEAAAEAVSAATSATAPEATAEAAPEAAARLRRRELAALAWPEAAGTTPEQREALELAVRHRLPAEEVATVLGQHPDAARVLLSTAAAEVERTRAALAVVDQHGCPAIARLAGDSRLFLSAALSRELVRHVDDCAECRRAAERAGAGWAWPGTLRAARPDGPLPVLEAPRAAAYAAMLLAQRTRFVHAPRFDRRGYPRDPRHRAARRGRLRSRAVTSTVVATVIAAPVLALWAANRGAPAPGEAQSGWPPPSADAEEPESLDGRPVEKAGSAHDDSGPGSRDGNHPDVSVEVVDRGRPTPGRPGMGPGRLTVAAWPAGETTYLRLRASGGAPVDWRVGTDAGWLRFSATYGTLRPGEAATVAVGVAEASEPRTGWQARVYVSPGGAAILITGTGNGRPGPGGGAPGPSRPPAQHPPDSPSPPDPSDPGPSPSDPAPSPSEPDPSPSDPGPSPSDPDPSPSDPDPTPTASDTDPSAPDSSPAQAPARAG
- a CDS encoding Ppx/GppA phosphatase family protein — encoded protein: MRLGVLDVGSNTVHLLVVDAHPGARPLPAYSHKAELRLAELLDEEGAIADDGVERLIATIHEALQVSEDKGAEDVLPFATSAVREAANAESVLARVADETGVKLTVLTGEEEARLTFLAARRWFGWSAGKLLVLDIGGGSLEIAYGIDEDPDKAVSLPLGAGRLTTGWLPGDPPDPDDVRALRRYVRAQIARVVSEFSRLGEPDHVVATSKTYKQLARIAGAARSAEGLYTHRALSAKALEEWVPRLAAMPAGERAELPGVSEGRARQLLAGALVAEGAMDLFGVDTVEICPWALREGVILKRLDQLP
- a CDS encoding sugar phosphate isomerase/epimerase family protein, translating into MPDARVTLSTASVYPESTATAFETAARLGYDGVEVMVWTDPVSQDIEALRRLSDHHGVPVLAIHAPCLLITQRVWSRDPWEKLRRAQSAAERLGAETVVVHPPFRWQRGYAREFVRGIWRMADETAVQFAVENMYPWRYREKEMLAYAPDWDVTNEDYRHHTLDLSHTATARNDALEMADRMGDRLCHVHLADGSGSGKDEHLVPGRGNQPCAEMLERLAARGFGGQVVVEINTRRAMSAAERESDLAESLAFSRFNLAAPVPRGASS
- a CDS encoding TetR/AcrR family transcriptional regulator, yielding MTPENAADPPKRGRGRPRRGAAEDGPGTRDRILAQARSEFAARGFEKTSIRGIAKSAGVDPALVHHYFGTKERVFEAALEITFAPAMAIPDIVVDGPVEGAGERMTRYFFRVWENRLSREPLLAVIRSAVSNETAAAIFRSIVTRNLLRRITPSLPQPDAEMRAELAVAQLVGTAMLRYIIRLEPMASAEPEELIRRLSPIVQYHLMDAPPSPPAPAPGS
- a CDS encoding phosphoribosylaminoimidazolesuccinocarboxamide synthase encodes the protein MTGFVEKPQPVEVPGLVHLHTGKVRDLYEDAEGRLVMVASDRISAYDWVLPTEIPDKGRILTRLSTWWFERIAGIVPHHVLSTEPPEGAPADWAGRALVCRRLRMVPVECVARGYLAGSGLVEYAASGAVCGVELPPGLTDASALPAPVFTPATKAEVGEHDENVTYDEVVRRVGPLVAAELRRVTLEVYGRGRDLARGRGLILADTKFEFGYTGDAIGEGELVLGDEVLTPDSSRYWAIDGWRPGRPQPSFDKQYVRDWLTSGASGWDRHGEAPPPELPAEVVERTREKYVEAYERLTGERWDG